The following proteins come from a genomic window of Bremerella cremea:
- a CDS encoding diphosphate--fructose-6-phosphate 1-phosphotransferase, producing MSTKKNLIVAQSGGPSPVINNTLRGLVEAAWETDNIGTVYGAHHGIEGVLKEELINLTDQPPEEISLLRYTPAAGSIGTCRYKLKDWQNEDFDRCIEVFKAHNIGYFVYIGGNDSMDTANKIAKMAQDKGLDLVGIGGPKTIDNDVGDSEFKLIDHTPGYASTAKYWMHMIQYANEENRGSCPADPVLVMQAMGRKIGYIPAAARLADPKREMPLQIYMAESPCSLEELHENVNMQLKQDGRCMVVLSEGFDVGDIGARKDSFGHTSFSASNITVAQIVTNYLNDNGLAVKGAARCNVSGTDQRHAMAYASSVDLDEAYHAGEMAAVLASTGQSGYMSTILRNEGDVYSVRYDKAPLAEVANSERTFPKEWIAASGYDVTDEFVKYAKPLLGEGMVSLPMIDGRQRMTRLQSLFAGQKLPAYVPQADRQEAPKK from the coding sequence ATGAGCACCAAGAAGAACTTGATTGTTGCCCAAAGCGGTGGCCCCAGCCCAGTTATCAACAACACGCTGCGTGGTTTGGTGGAAGCGGCTTGGGAAACCGATAACATCGGAACGGTGTACGGTGCTCATCATGGGATTGAAGGGGTTCTGAAAGAAGAACTGATCAATCTGACCGATCAGCCCCCCGAAGAGATCTCGCTGCTGCGGTACACACCGGCTGCTGGTTCCATCGGCACTTGCCGTTACAAGCTGAAAGATTGGCAGAACGAAGACTTTGATCGCTGTATCGAGGTTTTCAAGGCCCACAACATTGGCTACTTCGTCTACATCGGCGGTAACGACTCGATGGACACCGCCAACAAGATCGCCAAGATGGCCCAAGACAAAGGGCTCGATCTGGTTGGTATTGGTGGTCCCAAGACGATCGACAACGACGTCGGCGATAGCGAATTCAAGCTAATCGACCATACCCCCGGTTATGCCTCGACCGCAAAGTACTGGATGCACATGATTCAGTACGCTAACGAAGAAAACCGAGGCAGCTGCCCAGCCGATCCCGTGCTGGTGATGCAGGCCATGGGCCGCAAAATCGGCTACATCCCGGCTGCCGCTCGTTTGGCCGATCCCAAGCGAGAAATGCCGCTGCAAATCTACATGGCCGAGTCCCCTTGCTCGCTGGAAGAACTGCACGAAAACGTCAACATGCAACTGAAGCAAGATGGCCGCTGCATGGTCGTGCTCAGTGAAGGGTTTGATGTCGGGGACATTGGTGCCCGAAAAGATTCGTTCGGTCACACCAGCTTCAGCGCCAGCAACATCACCGTCGCCCAGATCGTAACCAATTATCTGAATGATAACGGTCTCGCTGTGAAGGGAGCCGCCCGCTGCAATGTGAGCGGTACCGATCAGCGCCACGCGATGGCCTATGCTTCTTCGGTCGACCTGGACGAAGCTTACCACGCCGGCGAAATGGCCGCTGTGTTGGCTTCGACCGGCCAGTCTGGCTACATGTCGACTATTCTGCGGAACGAAGGAGATGTCTACAGCGTTCGCTACGATAAAGCTCCTTTGGCGGAAGTCGCCAACAGCGAGCGTACCTTCCCGAAAGAATGGATTGCCGCCAGTGGGTACGACGTGACCGATGAATTCGTCAAATATGCCAAGCCACTTCTAGGGGAAGGCATGGTCAGCTTGCCAATGATCGACGGCCGGCAACGGATGACCCGTTTGCAGTCACTGTTCGCCGGGCAGAAGTTGCCTGCGTACGTGCCCCAAGCCGATCGCCAGGAAGCCCCCAAGAAGTAA
- a CDS encoding calcium/sodium antiporter: MVVASGLIVLGLVVLVVGGDLLVRGASGIASLMGISPLVIGLTVVAFGTSAPELAVSLSASSGDAAEIAVGNVLGSNIFNVLFILGISALVTPLSVASQLVRLEVPFMVGVSLLLWMLSMNGHLGHVEGSLLFGMLLVYIVWSVWQSRRESKKVVEEYKEEFDKPPKSLWDSLLQLVWIVLGLIGLAYGSQWLVDGAVMIAKSFNMSELLIGLTIVAVGTSLPEVVASVMASIKGERDIAVGNVVGSNLFNMMCVLGLTAIVVPEGVPVPQTAIWQEFPVMIAVCAVCLPIFFTGGRIERWEGAILFGYYILYTTYLVLGAVGSPYAPILGKVMLFGLVPLTVLVLTISVLTALRRKPESPVSEGIEEADAG; the protein is encoded by the coding sequence ATGGTCGTTGCTTCCGGACTGATTGTTTTAGGATTGGTAGTTCTTGTCGTGGGGGGCGATCTGCTCGTTCGCGGTGCATCAGGAATTGCATCGCTGATGGGGATTTCTCCCTTGGTGATCGGTCTGACGGTCGTCGCCTTTGGGACTAGCGCGCCAGAACTTGCCGTCTCGCTGAGTGCCAGTTCCGGCGATGCCGCCGAGATTGCCGTGGGCAATGTGCTGGGCAGCAATATTTTTAACGTCCTCTTCATCTTAGGCATCTCGGCCTTGGTCACGCCGCTAAGCGTGGCGAGTCAATTGGTTCGCTTGGAAGTGCCGTTTATGGTCGGCGTGTCGCTGCTGCTGTGGATGCTGAGCATGAACGGGCATCTCGGGCACGTCGAAGGGAGCTTGCTGTTTGGCATGCTGCTGGTCTATATCGTCTGGTCGGTCTGGCAAAGTCGGCGCGAGTCGAAAAAGGTAGTCGAGGAATATAAAGAGGAATTCGACAAGCCCCCCAAATCACTTTGGGACTCTTTGTTGCAGTTGGTCTGGATCGTCCTTGGTCTGATTGGACTGGCCTACGGTTCGCAGTGGTTGGTTGATGGCGCGGTGATGATCGCCAAGAGCTTCAACATGAGCGAGCTGTTGATCGGGCTGACCATTGTGGCGGTCGGTACCTCGCTGCCGGAAGTGGTTGCCTCGGTCATGGCTTCGATCAAAGGCGAGCGTGATATCGCCGTGGGGAATGTGGTCGGCAGCAATCTTTTCAACATGATGTGCGTGCTGGGGCTGACCGCGATTGTCGTGCCTGAAGGAGTACCGGTTCCCCAAACGGCCATCTGGCAAGAGTTTCCGGTGATGATCGCCGTTTGTGCGGTTTGCTTGCCGATCTTCTTCACCGGCGGGCGGATCGAGCGTTGGGAAGGTGCCATCTTGTTTGGGTACTACATTCTTTACACCACTTATCTCGTGTTAGGGGCGGTTGGATCCCCCTATGCTCCGATATTGGGAAAAGTGATGCTGTTCGGACTGGTTCCGCTCACGGTTCTCGTGCTGACGATCTCGGTGCTGACAGCATTGCGTCGCAAGCCTGAGTCGCCGGTTAGCGAGGGCATTGAGGAAGCGGACGCAGGGTAG
- a CDS encoding enoyl-ACP reductase FabI has translation MGLFTGKKGLIVGVANGYSIAWGIAEKIMKEGGVCGFTHLPDKPEDKRQKNRHKVAQLTEPHGDAAKFLIPLDVQSDENIAEAMKVAEAELGQIDFLLHSVAFAALEDLRVPTVECSREGFKLAMDISAYSMIALTNAARPLMKEGGSVCAMTYFGGEKAVQGYNMMGVCKAALDSIVKYLAYDLGDSNIRVNAVSAGPLKTLASSAVGAKEMLDLYSAVSPLGRNITLEEVANSGAFLLSDMATGITGEILHVDAGYNIMGSPNRLASDYKRLKDEAAAK, from the coding sequence ATGGGATTATTCACCGGAAAAAAGGGCCTGATCGTCGGCGTCGCCAATGGATATTCGATTGCCTGGGGAATCGCCGAGAAAATTATGAAAGAAGGGGGCGTGTGTGGCTTCACGCACCTTCCCGATAAACCGGAAGACAAGCGGCAGAAGAATCGCCACAAGGTGGCGCAGCTGACCGAGCCCCACGGCGATGCCGCCAAGTTCCTGATCCCGCTCGATGTGCAATCGGACGAAAACATCGCGGAAGCGATGAAAGTGGCCGAAGCAGAACTAGGCCAAATCGACTTCCTGCTGCACTCGGTCGCCTTTGCGGCTTTAGAAGACTTACGTGTCCCGACGGTTGAATGCAGCCGTGAAGGTTTTAAGCTGGCCATGGATATCAGCGCTTACAGCATGATCGCCCTGACCAATGCCGCTCGTCCGCTGATGAAAGAAGGTGGCTCGGTTTGTGCGATGACCTACTTCGGTGGCGAAAAGGCCGTACAAGGCTACAACATGATGGGCGTCTGCAAGGCCGCCTTGGATAGCATTGTGAAGTACCTGGCCTACGATCTGGGCGATTCCAACATCCGCGTAAACGCCGTGAGTGCCGGCCCGTTGAAGACATTGGCCAGCAGTGCCGTCGGTGCGAAAGAGATGCTCGATCTTTACTCGGCCGTTTCCCCGCTCGGACGCAATATCACGCTGGAAGAAGTCGCCAATTCCGGTGCTTTCCTTCTTTCCGACATGGCAACCGGCATCACCGGCGAGATCTTGCACGTCGACGCTGGCTACAACATCATGGGCAGCCCCAACCGCTTGGCGAGTGATTACAAGCGTCTTAAAGACGAAGCTGCTGCCAAGTAA
- a CDS encoding CBS domain-containing protein yields the protein MSIPTSMVSPLAPTLTARDFMETRLLTLSPDEDALAAIRKLLQYRISGAPVVDQNGNFLGIFSEKTSMRFLLDAAYSQLPSNRVGAFMNTDISRLITADTDWLNCAQVFLSTPYRRLPVLEGTKLIGQVSRRDLLNAAIKMIDKPDRRNGKFVMYFSALVELDESPVE from the coding sequence ATGTCCATCCCAACTTCGATGGTATCGCCGCTTGCGCCAACGCTGACGGCCCGAGACTTCATGGAGACCAGGTTGCTCACTTTGAGCCCAGACGAAGATGCCTTGGCCGCGATTCGTAAGTTGCTGCAATATCGGATTTCTGGGGCTCCGGTGGTCGACCAGAACGGCAACTTCTTGGGAATCTTCTCGGAAAAAACTTCCATGCGTTTCTTGTTAGACGCAGCCTATTCACAGCTTCCCTCCAATCGAGTCGGTGCTTTCATGAATACCGACATTTCGCGGTTGATCACGGCCGATACCGATTGGCTGAACTGTGCCCAGGTATTTCTCTCGACTCCGTACCGTCGTCTGCCGGTATTGGAAGGAACTAAGTTAATTGGGCAAGTAAGTCGCCGCGACTTGCTAAATGCCGCCATCAAGATGATCGACAAGCCTGATCGCCGTAACGGAAAGTTCGTGATGTATTTCAGCGCTTTGGTCGAATTAGACGAATCTCCGGTCGAATAA
- a CDS encoding SDR family oxidoreductase, with product MSLAGKVALVVGGGSGIGKAIALSLAADGAKVGIAGRRFEVLEEVAKESDAEIHCHSVDVSDRANVKALFDWATQTLGPVDILVNAAGVNIKTRSMAEMTPEQWDQVMQINATGGYNLMYNALPPMRERKDGLIINISSISGKRAYALGGIAYCASKFAMTALGTAAGNEVAVDGVRITNIYPGEVDTPILAQRPSPVTEEHRARMLQPEDFSEVVLAICHLPPRAHVAELIIKPTKQEYT from the coding sequence ATGTCGTTAGCAGGTAAAGTCGCATTGGTCGTAGGTGGTGGAAGCGGAATCGGCAAGGCAATCGCGTTGTCCCTGGCCGCCGATGGAGCCAAAGTCGGAATCGCCGGTCGCCGGTTTGAAGTGTTGGAAGAAGTCGCTAAAGAATCGGACGCGGAAATTCATTGCCACAGTGTAGATGTTTCTGACCGTGCCAACGTCAAAGCCTTGTTCGATTGGGCCACCCAAACGCTGGGGCCGGTCGATATCTTGGTCAATGCCGCCGGGGTGAACATCAAAACCCGCAGCATGGCCGAAATGACCCCAGAGCAGTGGGATCAGGTAATGCAAATCAACGCCACCGGTGGCTACAACCTGATGTACAACGCGTTGCCCCCGATGCGCGAACGAAAAGATGGCCTGATCATCAACATCTCGTCGATCTCTGGCAAACGCGCCTACGCCCTGGGTGGCATCGCCTACTGTGCGTCGAAATTCGCGATGACTGCTTTGGGGACCGCAGCCGGCAACGAAGTCGCAGTCGATGGAGTTCGCATCACCAACATCTACCCAGGCGAAGTCGATACGCCGATCCTCGCTCAGCGTCCCAGCCCGGTCACCGAAGAACACCGAGCCCGTATGTTGCAGCCGGAAGATTTCAGCGAAGTCGTGCTGGCCATCTGCCACTTACCCCCGCGTGCCCACGTGGCCGAATTGATCATCAAGCCGACGAAGCAGGAATATACCTAA
- the gnd gene encoding decarboxylating NADP(+)-dependent phosphogluconate dehydrogenase, with product MSDASCDFGLIGLAVMGENLALNVESRGYKVAVYNRTTEKTDHFIQGRAAGKNFVGCHDIKSLVASLKRPRKVMMLIKAGPAVDAVIEELLPYLEKGDIIIDGGNTHYADTERRTKYIEDKGLLYVGSGVSGGEEGALKGPSLMPGGSKAAWPEIKEIFQAISAKVGPNNDIPCCEWVGPRGAGHYVKMVHNGIEYGDMQLICEAYFLLKHGLGLTNDELYDVFDQWNSGDLQSYLIEITRDIFSVKDDDGEGYLVDKVLDVAGAKGTGKWMSQLALDLGVPSTLVTTAVYARALSAAKEARVRASKVLTGPSGKTSEDRAKFIEQVREALYASKLCSYAQGFVQLQAASAEHDWDLNYGECALLWRGGCIIRAQFLDRIKEAFDKDSKLESLLLDPYFTDAVTKAQDGWRAVVKTAIELGIPTPAFAGALAYYDGYRNPRLPANLLQAQRDYFGAHTFQRTDKEGTFHAEWLHRRREPKS from the coding sequence ATGTCAGATGCTTCTTGCGACTTCGGTTTGATTGGTCTCGCCGTTATGGGCGAAAACCTGGCCCTGAACGTCGAAAGCCGTGGCTACAAAGTGGCCGTCTACAATCGAACCACCGAGAAAACGGACCATTTCATCCAGGGCCGAGCTGCCGGTAAGAACTTTGTCGGCTGCCACGACATCAAGTCCTTGGTCGCTTCGCTCAAGCGGCCGCGCAAGGTGATGATGCTGATCAAAGCTGGCCCTGCGGTCGACGCGGTGATCGAAGAGCTGCTTCCTTATTTGGAAAAGGGAGACATCATCATCGACGGTGGCAACACCCACTACGCCGATACCGAACGCCGCACGAAGTACATCGAAGACAAAGGCTTGCTCTACGTCGGTTCTGGCGTTTCCGGCGGTGAAGAAGGTGCCTTGAAGGGTCCGAGCTTGATGCCCGGTGGTAGCAAAGCCGCTTGGCCCGAGATCAAAGAGATCTTCCAAGCCATTTCGGCCAAGGTAGGCCCCAACAACGACATCCCTTGCTGCGAATGGGTTGGTCCGCGGGGTGCTGGTCACTACGTGAAGATGGTCCACAACGGCATCGAATACGGCGACATGCAGTTGATCTGCGAAGCCTACTTCCTGCTTAAGCACGGCCTAGGGCTGACCAACGACGAACTGTATGACGTGTTCGATCAATGGAACAGCGGCGACCTGCAAAGTTACCTGATCGAAATCACCCGCGACATCTTCAGCGTGAAAGATGACGACGGCGAAGGTTACCTGGTCGACAAGGTGCTGGACGTTGCCGGTGCCAAGGGGACTGGTAAGTGGATGAGCCAATTGGCTTTGGACTTGGGCGTGCCAAGCACCCTGGTCACAACCGCCGTTTACGCGCGTGCGTTGTCGGCTGCCAAGGAAGCCCGCGTGCGTGCCAGCAAAGTGCTGACCGGCCCTAGCGGCAAGACCTCGGAAGACCGGGCTAAGTTCATCGAACAAGTTCGCGAAGCGTTGTACGCCTCGAAACTGTGCAGCTACGCTCAAGGTTTCGTCCAACTGCAAGCCGCCTCGGCGGAGCACGATTGGGACCTAAACTACGGCGAATGTGCGTTGCTGTGGCGGGGTGGCTGTATCATTCGGGCTCAGTTCCTTGATCGCATCAAGGAAGCGTTCGACAAAGATAGCAAGCTCGAAAGCCTGCTGCTGGATCCTTACTTCACCGACGCCGTTACCAAGGCCCAAGACGGATGGCGTGCGGTCGTCAAAACGGCGATTGAACTAGGCATCCCAACGCCAGCGTTCGCCGGCGCTTTGGCATACTACGACGGCTACCGCAACCCCCGTTTGCCGGCCAACCTTTTGCAGGCCCAACGCGATTACTTCGGGGCACACACGTTCCAGCGGACCGACAAGGAAGGTACCTTCCATGCCGAATGGCTGCATCGTCGCCGCGAGCCGAAGTCGTAA
- a CDS encoding thioredoxin family protein — MSFDPTYREEVPSREEIDQRPGRLVVEFGANWCGHCQQLNPTVEGILASADDVAHLRVAVGKGKRLGRSFQVKLWPTLVFLRDGEEIAKLVRPSPQELEQAFAHFIAD; from the coding sequence ATGTCGTTTGATCCCACTTACCGTGAAGAGGTCCCTAGCCGCGAAGAGATCGACCAGCGGCCGGGGCGGCTGGTGGTTGAGTTCGGTGCTAATTGGTGCGGTCACTGTCAGCAACTTAACCCTACCGTCGAGGGCATTCTTGCGTCTGCCGACGACGTTGCTCATTTGCGCGTTGCCGTTGGGAAAGGGAAACGGCTCGGTCGCTCGTTTCAGGTCAAGCTTTGGCCGACGCTGGTTTTTCTGCGCGATGGGGAAGAGATTGCCAAGCTGGTCCGTCCCTCGCCGCAAGAGCTCGAGCAAGCGTTTGCTCACTTTATTGCCGATTGA
- the glyA gene encoding serine hydroxymethyltransferase, producing MNLIKQNDPEVWAAIEAEQVRQADGLEMIASENYTSAAIQQAVGSVLTNKYAEGYPGRRYYGGCEHVDVIEQLAIDRAKQLFGAEHANVQPHAGSQANFAVYLTAIEPGDTVLGLDLAHGGHLTHGMKLNVSGILYNFISYGVDRETHRLDFDAIAKLAKEHKPKLIVAGASAYPREIPHEKFAEIANDVGAKLFVDMAHYAGLVAGGVHNSPVPYADFVTTTCHKTLRGPRSGLILCKEEHTKMINRNVFPGTQGGPLMHVIAGKAICFQEALQPEFKQYAQQVVDNAKTLADTLMSGGLKLVSGGTENHLMLVDVTAVGTTGTAAENALGASGITVNKNMIPFDERKPMDPSGIRIGTPALTTRGMKTEEMKKIGGWILEALKAPEDAAVHGRIRGEIASLCEQFPVPGQPVELH from the coding sequence ATGAACTTAATCAAGCAAAACGATCCTGAAGTCTGGGCCGCCATCGAAGCCGAACAAGTCCGTCAAGCCGACGGGCTGGAAATGATTGCCTCGGAAAACTACACCAGCGCCGCAATTCAACAAGCGGTGGGTAGTGTCCTAACCAACAAGTACGCCGAAGGCTACCCAGGTCGTCGTTACTACGGCGGTTGCGAGCATGTCGATGTGATCGAACAACTGGCCATCGACCGCGCCAAGCAGTTGTTTGGGGCCGAGCACGCCAACGTCCAGCCGCACGCCGGTTCGCAGGCCAACTTTGCGGTTTACCTGACCGCGATCGAGCCTGGGGATACGGTTCTCGGTTTAGATCTGGCTCACGGCGGTCACTTGACCCACGGGATGAAGCTGAACGTTTCCGGCATCCTGTACAACTTCATCAGCTACGGTGTCGACCGCGAAACGCACCGGCTCGACTTCGACGCGATCGCCAAGCTGGCCAAAGAACACAAGCCGAAGCTGATCGTCGCCGGAGCCAGTGCTTACCCCCGTGAGATCCCGCACGAAAAGTTCGCCGAGATCGCCAACGACGTCGGGGCGAAGCTGTTCGTCGACATGGCCCACTATGCTGGCTTGGTCGCTGGCGGCGTCCATAACAGCCCGGTGCCGTACGCCGATTTCGTGACGACCACCTGCCACAAGACCCTGCGTGGCCCTCGTTCCGGTCTGATTCTGTGCAAGGAAGAGCACACCAAGATGATCAACCGCAACGTCTTCCCTGGAACCCAGGGTGGACCGTTGATGCACGTGATTGCTGGCAAGGCGATTTGCTTCCAAGAAGCCTTGCAGCCAGAGTTCAAGCAGTACGCTCAACAGGTGGTCGACAATGCCAAAACCTTGGCCGACACGCTGATGTCTGGCGGCTTGAAATTGGTTTCAGGCGGAACTGAAAATCACCTGATGCTGGTCGACGTCACCGCTGTCGGCACAACCGGTACTGCAGCTGAAAACGCCCTAGGGGCCAGCGGTATCACGGTCAACAAGAATATGATTCCGTTCGACGAACGCAAACCGATGGACCCCAGCGGTATCCGCATCGGCACGCCAGCGTTGACCACACGCGGCATGAAGACGGAAGAAATGAAAAAGATCGGCGGCTGGATTTTGGAAGCCTTGAAAGCTCCCGAAGACGCCGCTGTACATGGCCGCATCCGAGGCGAAATTGCTTCGCTCTGCGAACAGTTCCCCGTGCCAGGACAACCGGTCGAGTTGCACTAA
- a CDS encoding HAD family hydrolase gives MVYQIEPKAEFLVGIDSDGCVFDTMELKHKECFIPNIINYYELQGVSKYAREAAEFVNLYSKSRGINRFPALVEALEWLQKRPEVQERGAKINIPESLLKWIKEETKLGNPALEAKVAESNDPDLAHCLKWSKAVNETVAGMVRGVPPFPSVRKCLEKLSGKADMLVVSATPNEALEAEWSEHDIAQYVTAICGQEAGNKKETLTNATKYKPNQTLMIGDAPGDYKAAVANDCLFYPINPGDEENSWKRFHEEGIDKFLKLEFAGDYQKMLLEEFDRYLPEKPSWPVID, from the coding sequence ATGGTTTATCAGATTGAACCAAAAGCAGAGTTTTTAGTGGGCATCGACTCGGATGGTTGCGTTTTCGACACGATGGAATTGAAGCACAAAGAATGCTTCATTCCCAACATCATCAACTACTACGAACTGCAAGGCGTCAGCAAGTACGCTCGCGAAGCGGCTGAGTTCGTGAATCTGTACTCGAAAAGTCGAGGCATCAACCGCTTTCCGGCGTTGGTCGAAGCGTTGGAGTGGTTGCAAAAGCGTCCTGAAGTACAGGAACGTGGCGCTAAGATCAACATTCCTGAATCGTTGTTGAAGTGGATCAAGGAGGAAACCAAGCTCGGTAACCCAGCCTTGGAAGCCAAAGTCGCCGAATCGAACGACCCTGATTTGGCCCACTGCTTGAAGTGGTCGAAAGCGGTCAACGAAACGGTTGCCGGTATGGTTCGCGGTGTGCCCCCCTTCCCTTCGGTTCGTAAGTGTCTGGAAAAGTTGAGCGGCAAAGCCGACATGCTTGTGGTCTCGGCCACGCCGAACGAAGCCCTGGAAGCCGAATGGAGCGAGCACGATATTGCTCAGTACGTTACGGCGATCTGCGGTCAGGAAGCCGGCAACAAGAAGGAAACGCTGACCAACGCCACCAAATACAAGCCGAATCAAACTTTGATGATCGGTGATGCCCCTGGCGACTATAAAGCCGCCGTGGCAAATGATTGCCTTTTCTACCCGATTAATCCCGGTGACGAAGAAAATAGCTGGAAACGCTTCCATGAGGAAGGTATCGATAAGTTCTTGAAGCTTGAATTCGCTGGCGACTATCAAAAGATGTTGCTGGAAGAATTCGATCGCTACCTGCCCGAAAAGCCAAGCTGGCCGGTCATCGACTAG
- a CDS encoding SDR family NAD(P)-dependent oxidoreductase, with product MPRQFSPGHPAKKIERRMASDYLTKLFGLEGQVAVVVGASGVLGGAIAEGLASAGATVVVSGLNPDRGENRAQLIQEAGGKATFISADTLSRDSLVQLRDQCIEKFGRIDMLVNCAGVNSSVPYEEISDEDWQRVIDTNLTGTHLACQVFAPYFAGREEGGSVLNIGSVTAHLPLSRVFAYSASKAAVLNLTKNLAREYATQGVRFNILCPGFFPAEQNRKILDKERVDNIIGQTPLARFGEPEELVGASILLLSRGAGSFITGATLYVDGGFTAMRF from the coding sequence ATGCCCCGGCAATTTTCGCCAGGGCATCCAGCCAAGAAGATCGAACGACGCATGGCATCTGATTACTTAACCAAACTGTTCGGACTTGAGGGCCAAGTTGCCGTCGTTGTCGGAGCATCCGGGGTATTAGGGGGCGCAATCGCCGAAGGCCTGGCCTCTGCCGGGGCGACGGTTGTTGTGAGCGGCCTTAATCCAGATCGGGGTGAAAACCGCGCTCAGCTAATCCAAGAAGCTGGCGGTAAGGCCACGTTCATTTCCGCCGATACCTTATCGCGCGATTCGCTGGTCCAACTGCGTGATCAGTGCATCGAGAAGTTTGGCCGCATCGATATGCTGGTCAACTGCGCTGGGGTCAATTCTTCGGTCCCTTACGAAGAGATCAGCGACGAAGATTGGCAACGTGTGATAGACACCAACCTCACCGGCACGCATCTCGCTTGCCAGGTGTTCGCCCCCTACTTTGCCGGGCGTGAAGAAGGTGGTTCGGTGCTCAATATCGGTAGCGTTACAGCCCATTTGCCACTCTCGCGCGTCTTCGCCTACTCGGCGTCGAAAGCGGCTGTGCTGAACCTGACGAAGAATCTCGCTCGCGAATATGCGACCCAAGGGGTTCGCTTTAACATCCTTTGCCCTGGCTTCTTCCCGGCAGAACAAAACCGCAAAATCCTCGACAAAGAGCGGGTCGATAACATTATCGGGCAAACCCCGCTGGCTCGCTTCGGTGAACCAGAAGAGCTGGTCGGCGCTTCGATCTTACTCCTCTCGCGTGGTGCCGGCAGCTTCATCACTGGGGCCACGCTGTACGTCGACGGCGGCTTCACGGCAATGCGTTTCTAA